Proteins co-encoded in one Neovison vison isolate M4711 chromosome 9, ASM_NN_V1, whole genome shotgun sequence genomic window:
- the LOC122916840 gene encoding olfactory receptor 1K1, with product MDATNESSEEAPFILLGLTTSPGQRRPLFVLFLVLYVAGILGNGLIVAAIRASSALHAPMYFLLAHLSFADLCFTSVTVPKMLANLLAHDRSISLAGCLTQMYFFFALGVTDSCLLAAMAYDRYVAIRHPLHYATRMSRAVCTALVATAWLVSHLHSLLHILLMARLSFCSSHQVPHFFCDHQPLLRLSCSDTRHIQLLIFTEGAAVVVTPFLLILASYGAIAAAVLRLPSASGRLRAVSTCGSHLAVVGLFYGTVIAVYFQPTSRYEAERGRVATVMYTVVTPMLNPVIYSLRNRDVQGALRALCPGRRISAADS from the coding sequence ATGGATGCTACCAATGAGTCTTCGGAGGAAGCCCCATTTATCCTCCTGGGACTGACCACAAGTCCTGGGCAGCGGCGGCCTCTCTTCGTGCTATTCTTGGTCCTGTATGTGGCAGGCATCCTGGGTAATGGACTCATTGTGGCCGCCATCCGGGCCAGTTCAGCCCTGCACGCACCCATGTACTTCCTGCTGGCCCATCTGTCCTTTGCTGACCTCTGCTTTACCTCCGTCACTGTCCCCAAGATGCTTGCCAACTTGTTGGCCCATGACCGCTCCATCTCCCTGGCTGGCTGCCTGACCCAGATGTACTTCTTCTTTGCCCTGGGTGTGACCGATAGCTGTCTCCTGGCCgccatggcctatgaccgctacgtGGCCATCCGGCACCCTCTCCACTATGCCACAAGGATGTCCCGGGCCGTGTGCACAGCCCTGGTGGCGACCGCGTGGCTGGTGTCCCACCTCCACTCCCTCCTGCATATCCTGCTCATGGCTCGCCTGtccttctgttcctcccaccAAGTGCCCCACTTCTTCTGTGACCACCAGCCTCTCTTAAGGCTCTCCTGCTCCGACACACGCCACATTCAGCTGCTCATCTTCACCGAGGGCGCCGCAGTGGTGGTCACTCCCTTCCTGCTCATTCTTGCCTCCTATGGGGCCATCGCGGCTGCAGTACTCCGGCTGCCCTCAGCCTCTGGGAGGCTCCGGGCTGTGTCCACCTGTGGCTCCCACCTGGCAGTGGTGGGCCTCTTCTACGGGACAGTCATCGCCGTCTACTTCCAGCCCACATCCCGGTATGAGGCAGAGCGGGGCCGAGTGGCCACAGTCATGTACACCGTGGTTACCCCTATGCTAAACCCCGTGATCTACAGTCTCCGGAACCGCGATGTGCAGGGAGCACTCCGAGCCCTTTGCCCTGGACGGAGGATCTCAGCTGCGGACTCCTAA